GGAGTCGTCGACAGCCAGGATGAAGCAGGCGGAGACCTGCTGCGGCTGGGGCGTGCCCACGTTGAACCAGACCGGCGAGTTGAAGCTGAAGATCTGGTGCAGGAGGGCGTACGCCAGCTCGTGCTCGAAGATCTCGGCGTCGGCGGGCGAAGCGAAGTAGCTGTAGTCCTCGCCGGCCTTCCGGTACGTCTTCACGATGCGGTCGATCAGCTGCTTGAGGCCGGTCTCGCGCTGCGGGGTGCCAACGGCCCCGCGGAAGTACTTGCTGGTGACGATGTTGACCGCGTTCACCGACCAGAAGTCGGGGAACTCGACGCCACGCTGCTCGAAGTTGACCGAGCCGTCGCGCCAGTTGGTCATGACGACGTCTCGGCGCTCCCAGACCACCTCGTCGTACGGATGCACGCCGGGCGTCGTATGGATGCGCTCGATACGCAGACCCTTGCTGGCCTTGGATCCCTTGGCGCGGGAACCTCGTGCCGGGCCGCTCGTCGTCTCGGTCATGCCGCCTCCCTGTATCAGGCTAAAACGCCCTGAAGTGCCACGATGTTCCCGTGACACGGTGTTGTCTGGTGCCGCGAAGCCCACGAAGGCGCCCCGCAAGCAGGTCTGTGTGTGTCGCCGTCGGCCGCTGGGGCCGGTCAGTCGGCGGCAGTGGCGGGCACCGGGACTTCGACAGTCCCTCCGGGCCCGCAGTCGTTCACGCCGGGCTCCCCGCCGGCGCCCTGCGGCTCTTCGTCGAGCCGCTTTTCCCGCTGGTCCCTCAGCTCCCCGACGGCAGCCTCGAAGTCGTCGAGCGAGTCGAACGCCCGATACACGGAGGCGAAGCGCAGGTAGGCCACGAGGTCCAGCTCCTGCAGCGGACCGAGTATGGCCAGACCCACGTCGTGCGTGGTCAGTTCGGCACTCCCGGTGGCCCGCACCGCCTCTTCGACCCGCTGGCCGAGCTGGGCGAGGGCGTCCTCGGTGACCGGCCGCCCCTGGCACGCCTTCCGTACGCCGTTGATCACCTTCGTACGGCTGAACGGTTCGGTCACGCCGCTGCGCTTGACCACCATCAGCGAACACGTCTCCACGGTCGTGAAACGACGGGAGCAGTCGGGACACTGACGGCGCCTGCGGATCGAGGTGCCGTCGTCGGTGGTGCGGCTGTCGACCACGCGACTGTCGGGGTGCCTGCAGAAGGGGCAGTGCATGAAACTCCCAACCCTCCTTCACGACACGACTCATAGGCCTCAACAGGCCCATGGGGCCCTCGAAGCAGCCCCAAGCATAGGCGATGCCCGAGGCCTGGAAAGACCCGGGACCACAACTTCTGGGCTGCGGCTGCAATCCAACCACTAGATCTGGGGTTTGGCCGTAAATCCGGCCCCATCGCGTGTCGCGTACCCACGGCCCGCCGGGAACGGCACGAGCTCACCTCGCGCGCCGCACGAGAAGGGGGCGGTGCCGGGTTGACCGGGCGACGAGTGGCAGTATGGGAGCCCCACCGAGGGGGCCACGACCCTGGCGGTGAAGCGTACCGTAATGAACCGAAATGCCAGTCGGCTCGAACGTTAGCCATACACCCAGACGCATGATCGCGGCAGGCATTCTGCGATTTTTCACTCGAACGTGTGTTTGGCGCAACCTTTCGAAAGCAACTACCGTTGGCTAACTAGGGAGACAATCTCGAGAGGGGCCGACCGACGTGACCACCACCGCAGACAGTGCCACCATCACTGCCCAGGACCGCCAGAGCCGACTCGAGCCGGTGCATGCCATGAATGACGCCACGAACCCGGAGGGCCCCAAGCCCACACGCTCCCTGCCGGGTCGACCTCCGGGCATCCGCGCCGACAGTTCGGGCCTCACCGACCGACAGCGCCGTGTCATCGAGGTCATCAGGGACTCGGTGCAGCGGCGGGGGTACCCGCCGTCCATGCGGGAGATCGGGCAGGCGGTAGGCCTCTCCAGCACCTCATCGGTCGCTCACCAGCTGATGGCCCTGGAGCGCAAGGGCTTCCTGCGCCGCGACCCGCACCGCCCGCGTGCGTACGAGGTGCGGGGCTCGGACCAGCCCAGCAGCCAGCCCACGGACACCGCGGGCAAGCCCGCCGCTTCGTATGTCCCGCTGGTCGGCCGCATCGCAGCCGGTGGCCCGATCCTCGCCGAGGAGTCGGTGGAGGACGTCTTCCCGCTCCCCCGGCAGCTCGTCGGCGACGGTGAGCTGTTCGTCCTCAAGGTCGTCGGCGACTCGATGATCGAGGCCGCGATTTGCGACGGCGACTGGGTGACGGTGCGCCGCCAGCCGGTCGCCGAGAACGGCGACATCGTCGCCGCCATGCTCGACGGCGAAGCGACGGTGAAGCGGTTCAAGCGCGAGGACGGACACGTGTGGCTGCTGCCTCACAACTCCGCGTACCAGCCCATCCCCGGTGACGAGGCGACGATCCTCGGCAAGGTGGTGGCGGTGCTGCGGCGAGTGTGAGCATCCGCCCCTGACCGGGCCCCGGAACCAACTGCGCCGGTTCCGGGGCCCTGCTGCGTCTCCAGGCATCGGCTCCAGAGGCCCGGAGGGGCTTCTGGAGCCGGCCGCCTCTCTACTCCTCTGCGGCCTCGTCCTCGCCGTCCACCTGAGGATTGGCCTTGGGATCGGGCTTGGGGTTGGGCTTGGGATCCGCCCTGGCCGCCGCGTCGATCGCGGCCAGGGAGCGGCGCGCCTGATTACGGTCCGTCGTGTACCAGAAGTCGGGAAGCGAAGCCCGCAGATAGCTGCCGTAGCGCGCGGTCGCGAGCCGGGGGTCCAGGATGGCGACCACTCCACGGTCCGCCGAGGCCCGCACCAGCCGCCCCGCGCCCTGCGCCATCAAGAGCGCCGCGTGCGTCGCGGCGATCGCCATGAAGCCGTTGCCACCGGCGTCGTCCACCGCCTTCTGGCGCGCGCTCATCAGGGGGTCGTCGGGTCGCGGGAAGGGGATCTTGTCCATGACCACCAACTGGCAGCTGGCGCCGGGCACGTCGACGCCCTGCCACAACGAAAGCGTCCCGAACAGGCAGGTCCGCGAGTCCGCCGCGAAGTTCTTGATCAGCTCGCCCAGCGTCTCCTCGCCCTGCAGCAGGATGGGCATGTCAAGGCGGCCACGGAGCTCCTCGGCAGCGTTCTGAGCGGCGCGCATGGAGGAGAACAGGCCGAGCGTACGACCGCCCGCCGCCTCGATCAGCTCGGCCAGCTCCTCGATCATGTCGCTGCGCGTGCCTTCACGCCCCGGCCGGGCCAGGTGCTGGGCGACGTACAGGATCCCCTGCTTGCGGTAGTCGAAGGGCGAGCCGACGTCGAGGCCCTTCCAGACCGGAGCGTCCTCCGACGCGGTGCCCTCGGGGGCGAGCCCCAGGGAGGCCCCCACCCCGTTGAAGTCGCCGCCGAGCTTGAGGGTGGCGGAGGTGAGGACCACGGAGCGATCGCTGAAGAGCTTCTCGCGGAGCAGGCCCGACACGGACATGGGCGCCACCCGCAGCGAGGCTCCGAAGCGGTCGTGCCGTTCGTACCAGACGACGTCCCACTCGGAGCCGTTCGTGATGCGCTCCGCCACGTCGTGGATCGTCTCGACGGAGGCAAGGGCCTGTTTGCGTACGGCGTCCTCGTCCTGGACCGACTTGTCGCGGGTTGAGCCGAGGGCCGAGATGACCGTACGGGCGGCGTCACGCAGGGCCATCAGCGCGTACCCGAGGTCCTCCGGGACCTCCTCGAGGCGGCCGGGGAGCGCCAGCTCCATCACTCGCTCGAAGCCTTCGGAGGCGGTCTGGAGCTGGTCTGCCGCCTTTTCGTTGACGAGCTTGGCGGCTCGGCGCACGGCGCGGTTGACCTGGCCCGGGGTGAGCTCCCCGGTGGCGACGCCGGTCACCCGGGAGACCAGTTCGTGGGCCTCGTCCACGATCAGCACTTCGTGCTGAGGAAGGATGGGGGCGCCCTCGATGGCATCGATCGCGAGGAGCGCGTGGTTGGTGACGACGACCTCGGAGAGCTTGGCCCGCTCCCGCGCCGCCTCGGCGAAGCAGTCCGCTCCGTACGCACACTTCGACGCACCCAGGCACTCCCTGGAGGAGACGGACACCTGGGACCAGGCGCGGTCGGAGACCCCGGGTGTGAGGTCGTCCCGGTCGCCGGTCTCAGTCTCGTCCGCCCAGTCGCGCATCCGCAGCAGGTCCTGGCCGAGCCTGCTGGTGGGGGCGGCGGCCTCGAACTGATCGAAGAGGCCCGGGCCCTCCTCCTCTTCCTGCGGCACCCCTTCGTGGAGGCGATGCAGGCACAGATAGTTCGACCGGCCCTTGAGCATGGCGAACTGGGGGCGGCGGCGCAGCAGCGGATGCAGGGCATCCACCGTCCGCGGCAGATCGCGCTCCACGAGCTGACGCTGCAGCGCGAGCGTGGCCGTCGCCACCACCACGCGCTCGCCGTGCGCGAGCGCGGGCACCAGATAGCCGAGGGACTTGCCCGTGCCGGTCCCGGCCTGGATCAGCAGATGGGAACCGTCGTCGATCGCCTCGGCGACGGTCTCGGCCATCGTCACCTGGCCAGGGCGCTCTGTGCCGCCGACGGCGGTGACGGCGGCGTGCAGGAGCTCGGGAAGGGAGGGCTTTGTCATAGCGCGACCACCCTACGGGTCTCCACTGACAATCCTTCGATCACGGCTGATGCAGAGGATTCGGCACGCTCCCGTGCACGGCGGCATGCGGGCGCTCGGGGCGGTCCCGGTAGCCGTCCAGGTGAAGCCGGTTCCGGTTGAGGCACAGCCGCTCGATGCGCTCGGTGAGCAGGTCGAACATCTCGTACCGCTCCTTGAGCTGTGGGGCGCGCGCCTGATGGCGGAGGATCTCGGCGCGGACAAGAGACCAGAAGGTGTGCTCCGGGATGCCCAGCTGCTTCTCGCAGAGCGGGGCGAGATAGCGGAAGACACCCACGAAGAGCCCCGCGTGGATGAACTGCGTGAGGAAGTCGGGACGTTCGGTGAGCAGTACGTCACGGACGTCGTCCGGCATCGACGCGTGCTCGGGAAGGGCCTCGGCGCTGACGTTGATGTCGTCGACGAAGTCCTTCACCGCGAGCCGGACGGGTACGTCCTTGTCGTCGAAGACGACGATGGCGTTCTCCCCATGAGGGGAGAACACGGTGCCGTACCGGTACAGGAACTGCAGGAGCGGCGGCAGCAGGGCGCCGAAGAGGCGCCGCAGCCAGGCCTCGGGGGCCAGACCCGAGCGGTCGACCAGCTCGGCAACGAAGGCCCTGCCGTGCGCGTCGGTGTGCAACAAGGAGGCAAGCGTGCGGGCGCGCTCGTCGGGAGCGAGATACCGGGTGATCGGTTCGCGCCAGATCGCGCCGAGCAGCTCTTTGTACTGGTAAGGGGCCTCGGGAAGGCCGTCGTACAGCGGGTGCTCGACGGTCACCGACGCGACCTCGCCGAGCAGGATCACCCGGCATTCGTCACGCAGGAAGGGGTCGGCGTCGCGCAGGGCGTGCATCCACGCGGTGACGGCGGGGGCCGCCAGGGTGCGTTCGGTCGGGAGCCCGCGCCACACCAGGGTGTTGAGGACCGACAGCGGCAGCTTGACCGTGTGCCGGTCGGGACGGGACAGATTCAGGAACGTACGAATGGACTGCTGGGGCAACCGCAGATCGCCGTCGGTGGGCAGGGGCACGATCGCGCCCGCGGCGACGGAAGGGGCGAAGAGGGGCAGGATGATGTCGTCCCACTGCCACGGATGCACCGGCAAGAACAGATAGGCGTGCGGTTCGAGGCCGCGTGCCCTGAGTATGCCCGCGAAGGACTCCCTTGTGGCGGGGGTGAGTTCACGTGTGTAGAGCTTCTGTGCCGTGTCCACGCCGGCGACGCCTCGGTAGGCGGCGATGTCGGTGTGCACCGCGATCCACGGGAGCTGCGTGGTGCGGCGGGCCTCGGGCGCCCACTGGGCGGTGTCACTGGAGGAGAAACCGATGCGGCCCTTGTTGAGGACGAGCCAGGGGTGGCCGGTCTGGTGCCCTTCGAGTTCGGCGTAGCCGAGGTCGGCGAGCTGCGCCGCGGTACGGGCCGTCTGGTCGAGCCGGGCGTCGGCGGAGAGCGTGACGGTCAGCTCGCGGATGAGGTGGCCGAGGGTGGCGCCGTCGATTCCCAGGGTGCGGCGGGCCCGGGTGAGGAAGCGGAGGGGATCGCCGAAGGGGAGCGGCGGTCCCTCGCCTTCGGTCAGGGCGAGGCTGGCCGGGTCGACATGCCAACTGCCGTACGAGCCGCGGCTGGCTCGGAAGAGGAGGCGGGACGCCTTCGGTCCCGGGACTTCGCCGCGCTCGCCGTCTTCTACGCCTATGCCGACGCCATCGCCATCGGCTTGGGCTGGGGCATCGCACTCGGCGTCGGCGCCGGCGTCGACATCGGCGTCAAGGCGGAGGCTGTAAGCGTCCCCTTTCCCGTCGCCCGTCGTCGGTCCGGCGGGGACGGGCTTGATGATCTCCTCGTAGGCGAACTCGCCGACCATTTTGGCGAGGAGGCGGCGCCCGCATCTCGCCCACCTGTCCGCGGTCAGCTCGGGCGGATCGTAGAGAGCGGACGGCTCTCGGGACGTCGGGGGGACGGACGGGTTCGGCACGGGCACTCCTCCGGGAGGGAACCGGATCAGGTCGAGCGGTGTACTAAGAGTGAGCGGGTCAGAGCACTGCGCGCAGGGCCCGGTCACGGACCATGAGCGCCGCGCGCTTGTCGGGGAGATCGACTTCGGCGGCGAAGCGGAAGCCGGCGCTCAGGAATGCGGAGACGGAGGGGGTGTTGCGAAGGTCGGGTTCTGCGATGACGCGCCCGCATGAGGCGCGACGGTCGAGCACAAGGTCGGCGACGGCTCTCAGCAGAGAGGTGCCGAGCCCTCGGCCACGGTCGGCGACACCGCCGATGAGGAGGTGAAGACCGGTGTCGTGCGGGCGGGCCGGATAGTGCCGGGCCAGCGCGTCGAGGTCCGCGCGGTAGACCTCCCAGTAACTCATCGGCGTGCCGTCCAGGACACCGAGGCAGGGGACGCTGCGTCCGTCACCGTCGATCTGGGCACGCAGATGTGCCTCCGTGACGGCATCGGGGCCGGCCAGCTCCCAGAATGCCGCCACGGCGGGGTCGTTCATCCACCGGCTGATGAGGGGGAGATCACGTTCGGTACGTACGGGGACGAGTTGGAAGACACCGGCCGAGGTGGTCGCAGGGCCCCAGTCGGCGACGTTGTCGAGCAGGTCGTCGGCTGACGATGCGGCCCTACGTGCCGGGGCCTTGTCTGCCGTGCGTGCGTCGGCTCCGATGCGTCCGGCGTACGCGCCCTGCGCCACGGCCGCGTCACTCGCGCCGAACAGTGCGATGAGTTCGTCCGGGAGCCGCAGGTCCAGGGTGTCCTGGATGTCTGCCCCGTCAGCGACGGAGGGCTCGGTCACGGATTCGACGACGGAGGACTCGGTGGCGGAGGACTCGGTGGCGGGCTCGGTTCCGGCGTCGGTGCTCGCATCGGGGGGAGGCGGAGGCACGGCGTCGCTCCTCTCAAAAAGAGTGGGTCATGTTCCTCAGGGATGAAGGGGGTTGGCGATGGAGACGTAGACGGACTGGGTGTCGACCGGGCCCACGAGTTCGTCGAGACCGCGGAGACGGGTCAGCAGGTTGGCCTTGCACCGCAGCACGGGTGAGTCGAGAAGCAGCGCGGGCAGTGGAGTGCGCAGCGCAGCCGGACCGGAGACGGTGTCGCCGAGGAAGCGGCGGAACGCCGCGAGCAAAAGCTGCTCGTCGGCCAGGCGTTGGGCGCCCAGAGCTCCGATGAGACCGAGGACGTTGTTGATGCCGAGGTAGTAGGCGAAGCGCTCGTCCGCCACTTCGTCCGACACGAAGGTGTCGCTGTGCTCGCCGATGCCGGGAAGCCTTCGGCCGAGTTCGGCGCGTCGGGACTCACGGAAGTAGTAGCCCTGGTTGTCGCGGTAGCGGCCGCCCACAGGCCAGCCATCGGCGTCGAGCAGCAGGAGCGTGTTCTGCTGGTGGGCTTCCAGGGCGACACCTGCCTCGCTGTCCAGCCAGAGCACGGGGCGTACGACGTTCTCCAGGTAGCGCAGGAACCACTCCGTGGCGACGGCTCCCCGGGGGCGGCCCGTCCGTCCGGCGAGGCGGGTGACGATCTCGCCGAGCCGGGAGCGCATCGGAGCGCGGTCGTGCCCTGTGGAGTGCGGTGACGGCCTGGGCGAGACGAGTCCCGCGATGCAGGTGGCGTCGTCTCCGGGGCCGAAGGGGTTGTGCCGGATCATGACGTCGAGCCCGG
This Streptomyces sp. NBC_01283 DNA region includes the following protein-coding sequences:
- the nrdR gene encoding transcriptional regulator NrdR, which translates into the protein MHCPFCRHPDSRVVDSRTTDDGTSIRRRRQCPDCSRRFTTVETCSLMVVKRSGVTEPFSRTKVINGVRKACQGRPVTEDALAQLGQRVEEAVRATGSAELTTHDVGLAILGPLQELDLVAYLRFASVYRAFDSLDDFEAAVGELRDQREKRLDEEPQGAGGEPGVNDCGPGGTVEVPVPATAAD
- the lexA gene encoding transcriptional repressor LexA, coding for MTTTADSATITAQDRQSRLEPVHAMNDATNPEGPKPTRSLPGRPPGIRADSSGLTDRQRRVIEVIRDSVQRRGYPPSMREIGQAVGLSSTSSVAHQLMALERKGFLRRDPHRPRAYEVRGSDQPSSQPTDTAGKPAASYVPLVGRIAAGGPILAEESVEDVFPLPRQLVGDGELFVLKVVGDSMIEAAICDGDWVTVRRQPVAENGDIVAAMLDGEATVKRFKREDGHVWLLPHNSAYQPIPGDEATILGKVVAVLRRV
- a CDS encoding ATP-dependent DNA helicase, with the translated sequence MTKPSLPELLHAAVTAVGGTERPGQVTMAETVAEAIDDGSHLLIQAGTGTGKSLGYLVPALAHGERVVVATATLALQRQLVERDLPRTVDALHPLLRRRPQFAMLKGRSNYLCLHRLHEGVPQEEEEGPGLFDQFEAAAPTSRLGQDLLRMRDWADETETGDRDDLTPGVSDRAWSQVSVSSRECLGASKCAYGADCFAEAARERAKLSEVVVTNHALLAIDAIEGAPILPQHEVLIVDEAHELVSRVTGVATGELTPGQVNRAVRRAAKLVNEKAADQLQTASEGFERVMELALPGRLEEVPEDLGYALMALRDAARTVISALGSTRDKSVQDEDAVRKQALASVETIHDVAERITNGSEWDVVWYERHDRFGASLRVAPMSVSGLLREKLFSDRSVVLTSATLKLGGDFNGVGASLGLAPEGTASEDAPVWKGLDVGSPFDYRKQGILYVAQHLARPGREGTRSDMIEELAELIEAAGGRTLGLFSSMRAAQNAAEELRGRLDMPILLQGEETLGELIKNFAADSRTCLFGTLSLWQGVDVPGASCQLVVMDKIPFPRPDDPLMSARQKAVDDAGGNGFMAIAATHAALLMAQGAGRLVRASADRGVVAILDPRLATARYGSYLRASLPDFWYTTDRNQARRSLAAIDAAARADPKPNPKPDPKANPQVDGEDEAAEE
- a CDS encoding IucA/IucC family siderophore biosynthesis protein — protein: MPNPSVPPTSREPSALYDPPELTADRWARCGRRLLAKMVGEFAYEEIIKPVPAGPTTGDGKGDAYSLRLDADVDAGADAECDAPAQADGDGVGIGVEDGERGEVPGPKASRLLFRASRGSYGSWHVDPASLALTEGEGPPLPFGDPLRFLTRARRTLGIDGATLGHLIRELTVTLSADARLDQTARTAAQLADLGYAELEGHQTGHPWLVLNKGRIGFSSSDTAQWAPEARRTTQLPWIAVHTDIAAYRGVAGVDTAQKLYTRELTPATRESFAGILRARGLEPHAYLFLPVHPWQWDDIILPLFAPSVAAGAIVPLPTDGDLRLPQQSIRTFLNLSRPDRHTVKLPLSVLNTLVWRGLPTERTLAAPAVTAWMHALRDADPFLRDECRVILLGEVASVTVEHPLYDGLPEAPYQYKELLGAIWREPITRYLAPDERARTLASLLHTDAHGRAFVAELVDRSGLAPEAWLRRLFGALLPPLLQFLYRYGTVFSPHGENAIVVFDDKDVPVRLAVKDFVDDINVSAEALPEHASMPDDVRDVLLTERPDFLTQFIHAGLFVGVFRYLAPLCEKQLGIPEHTFWSLVRAEILRHQARAPQLKERYEMFDLLTERIERLCLNRNRLHLDGYRDRPERPHAAVHGSVPNPLHQP
- a CDS encoding GNAT family N-acetyltransferase, translating into MPPPPPDASTDAGTEPATESSATESSVVESVTEPSVADGADIQDTLDLRLPDELIALFGASDAAVAQGAYAGRIGADARTADKAPARRAASSADDLLDNVADWGPATTSAGVFQLVPVRTERDLPLISRWMNDPAVAAFWELAGPDAVTEAHLRAQIDGDGRSVPCLGVLDGTPMSYWEVYRADLDALARHYPARPHDTGLHLLIGGVADRGRGLGTSLLRAVADLVLDRRASCGRVIAEPDLRNTPSVSAFLSAGFRFAAEVDLPDKRAALMVRDRALRAVL